Proteins from one Impatiens glandulifera chromosome 2, dImpGla2.1, whole genome shotgun sequence genomic window:
- the LOC124925634 gene encoding BTB/POZ domain-containing protein At1g21780, which yields MVDSKVETISRLAQWKIENFGPSTYKRSDPFKIGIWNWLLAVERNRQLLIRLFPEPSRVAKEHPPIARFVLRVSVIGTTRKHFTSETFDRIVRTSDDFFWPVDCNVMGRFIIDVEFMDLKIHPGNSEESSSIWPIDGVVYSIARQNTLNCISRMLDESIHADITINTADGTLRAHKAILASSSPVFQSMFVHNLREKESSTIEIEDMSQESCMALLKYLYGNIQPEEFWKHRLALLGAANKYDIANLKDSCEESLLEDINSTNVLGRLQEAWLYQLNKLKKGCLTYLFDFGKIYDVKDEINNFFRHADRDLMIDMFQEVLSVWKPS from the exons ATGGTTGATTCTAAGGTAGAAACCATATCCAGATTGGCTCAATGGAAGATTGAGAATTTTGGACCTAGTACTTATAAGAGGTCCGATCCTTTCAAAATCGGGATATGGAACTg GTTGTTGGCGGTAGAAAGAAATCGTCAACTTCTCATTCGCCTGTTTCCTGAACCATCTAGAGTGGCCAAAGAACATCCTCCTATTGCTCGATTTGTGCTTCGAGTATCCGTCATCGGAACTACTCGAAAACACTTCACCTCCGAGA CTTTTGACAGAATAGTTCGAACTAGTGATGACTTCTTCTGGCCAGTGGATTGCAATGTTATGGGCCGCTTTATCATTGATGTTGAGTTCATGGACCTAAAGATCCATCCTGGAAAT AGTGAAGAAAGTAGCTCCATCTGGCCTATTGACGGGGTGGTGTATTCTATAGCACGACAAAACACACTTAATTGCATTTCCCGTATGCTGGATGAAAGCATTCATGCTGATATAACAATCAACACAGCCGATGGCACATTAAGAGCCCACAAGGCAATTCTTGCTTCTAGCTCCCCGGTTTTCCAGAGCATGTTTGTCCACAACCTCAGGGAGAAAGAATCATCCACAATCGAAATAGAGGACATGTCCCAAGAATCCTGCATGGCACTACTGAAATACCTATACGGGAACATACAGCCAGAGGAGTTCTGGAAGCATCGTTTGGCGCTTCTAGGGGCAGCAAATAAGTATGATATTGCGAATCTTAAGGATTCTTGTGAGGAGAGCCTATTAGAGGACATAAATTCGACAAATGTCCTTGGAAGATTGCAGGAGGCGTGGCTTTACCAATTGAACAAGCTGAAAAAAGGATGTCTTacatatttgtttgattttggaaaGATTTATGATGTTAAGGATGAAATCAATAACTTTTTTCGCCATGCCGATAGGGATTTGATGATTGATATGTTCCAGGAGGTGCTATCGGTTTGGAAGCCTTCCTAG
- the LOC124925718 gene encoding chlorophyllide a oxygenase, chloroplastic, with amino-acid sequence METSLSSSSSLEICTASPSKLRSTAVMSSFATAATLSLPISYGRSSKYVVKKNLGARFRVYAIIGDDAMLEKKSTWGNLFDVEDPRSKFQLCKGESLGVNQALDVARYDLQYCDWRARQDVLTIMLLHDKVVEVLNPLARDYKSIGTLKKELDELQEQLSTAHRQVHISETRVSTALDKLAHMEELVNDRLLQERTTTTTTTTTNTIETATESVCSSSSSSSEVSSESAKSKVPRRSLDVSGPVKRYHPRLKNFWYPVAFSSGLKEDTMVPIDCFEQSWVLFRGKDGKPGCVQNTCAHRACPLDLGSVNEGRIQCPYHGWEYSTDGKCEKMPSTRLLVDVKIKSLPCFEHEGMIWVWPGREPPTATLPSLLPPPGFQIHAEIVMELPVEHGLLLDNLLDLAHAPFTHTSTFAKGWSVPSLVKFLTPGPGLQGYWDPYPIDMEFRPPCMVLSTIGISKPGKLKGQSTKECSTHLHQLHVCLPSSRQKTRLLYRMSLDFAPVLKHIPFMEYLWRHFAEQVLNEDLRLVLGQQERMINGANVWNWPVSYDKLGIRYRLWRDAVEQGAKRLPFTNQEDN; translated from the exons ATGGAAACttcactttcttcatcttcttctttggAAATCTGTACAGCTTCTCCGTCTAAGCTGCGATCAACTGCCGTAATGTCCTCCTTCGCTACGGCCGCCACTCTATCTCTCCCGATTTCCTACGGTCGATCTTCAAAATACGTTGTCAAAAAG AATCTAGGAGCTAGGTTTCGAGTATATGCTATAATAGGAGATGATGCCATGCTTGAAAAGAAAAGTACATGGGGAAACCTTTTTGATGTTGAGGATCCACGGTCTAAATTTCAATTATGTAAAGGAGAATCTCTCGGTGTAAATCAAGCCTTAGATGTTGCTAGATATGATCTTCAATACTGCGATTGGCGTGCTCGTCAAGATGTTCTCACAATCATGCTTCTTCATGacaaa GTTGTGGAAGTATTAAATCCTTTGGCTAGAGATTATAAATCAATTGGAACGTTAAAGAAAGAGCTTGATGAATTACAAGAACAGCTTTCTACAGCTCATAGACAG GTACATATATCGGAAACAAGGGTTTCAACAGCTTTGGATAAACTAGCTCACATGGAAGAATTGGTTAATGACAGACTTTTGCAAGAAAGAACTAcaactacaacaacaacaacaacaaacacAATAGAAACAGCAACAGAGTCTGTCtgctcctcttcttcttcttcatcggaAGTGTCTTCAGAGAGTGCTAAATCTAAGGTGCCTAGGAGAAGTCTGGACGTTTCTGGTCCTGTAAAACGATACCATCCCCGTCTCAAGAACTTTTGGTATCCTGTTGCATTCTCTAGTGGTCTAAAGGAGGATACAATG GTACCAATCGATTGTTTCGAACAGTCTTGGGTATTATTTCGTGGAAAAGATGGGAAGCCTGGTTGTGTCCAGAATACATGTGCGCATCGAGCATGCCCTCTTGACCTTGGCTCCGTCAATGAAGGGCGAATCCAGTGTCCTTATCATG GATGGGAATACTCAACGGATGGAAAGTGTGAGAAAATGCCATCAACAAGACTACTAGTTGATGTGAAGATAAAGTCATTACCATGTTTTGAACATGAAGGGATGATATGGGTTTGGCCAGGACGTGAACCACCAACTGCAACCCTTCCTAGTTTATTGCCTCCTCCAGGGTTTCAAATACACGCAGAG ATAGTTATGGAACTTCCCGTGGAACATGGCTTACTTCTAGACAACCTTTTGGATCTTGCACATGCTCCTTTCACTCACACATCCACTTTCGCCAAGGGATGGTCTGTTCCCAG CTTGGTAAAATTCTTGACACCCGGTCCTGGGCTTCAAGGATATTGGGACCCTTATCCAATAGATATGGAATTTCGTCCTCCTTGTATGGTATTATCAACAATCGGAATATCTAAACCAGGAAAACTAAAAGGACAAAGCACAAAAGAGTGTTCAACCCATCTTCACCAACTTCATGTTTGCTTACCATCATCTAGACAGAAAACACGGTTATTATACAGAATGTCATTAGATTTTGCTCCAGTTCTAAAACACATCCCTTTCATGGAGTACCTATGGAGACATTTTGCTGAACAG GTTCTTAACGAGGATCTAAGACTTGTACTCGGACAACAAGAACGAATGATCAACGGTGCGAATGTGTGGAACTGGCCCGTTTCTTATGATAAGTTGGGGATAAGATATAGGCTATGGAGAGATGCTGTTGAACAGGGAGCCAAAAGATTGCCATTTACCAATCAAGAAGATAACTAA